Proteins co-encoded in one Chiroxiphia lanceolata isolate bChiLan1 chromosome 21, bChiLan1.pri, whole genome shotgun sequence genomic window:
- the CARD9 gene encoding caspase recruitment domain-containing protein 9 isoform X1, with the protein MLEEDNDEICWNNLENFRVKLISVIDPSRITPYLRQCKVLSPDDEEQVLNDPSLVMRKRKAGVLLDILQRTGHKGFEAFMESLELYYPQLYKKITGKEPSRVFSMIIDTAGESGLSQVLMNEIMKLQSAVQEERRRAQELTVWLHSKEDTIREMWVRDSLLRKHQERAQRMKEERDSLSRELKKCKDENYNLAMSYAKQSEEKSAALMKNRDLILEIDHLKHSLMKAEDDCKLERKHTMKLKHAIEQRPSHEVVWEIQQEKELLLAKNQELENTLQQVAREQNLEKSLSKETLESDCRQILEERRELVGTIYSLRKELRRARALQDKYAEEKEMLELQCTSLRKDSQMYKKRIEAVLQQMEEVAAERDQALLTREQFHMQYSKNLVERDAHRKQIRELGERCDEMQLQLFQKESQLLATEAKLKRLQLELPTPTSDLDDTSSRDSQELTLHSHLDEDAQPTKKDCPEGPNQQLSPGEDNLPPKSLSECGLANEELAEKERKRMKDCFERYRRSGLQKRAMRRVPKDRHHEADWENTTGSDNTDTEGS; encoded by the exons ATGTTGGAGGAAGATAACGATGAGATCTGCTGGAATAACCTGGAGAACTTCCGAGTGAAGCTGATCTCCGTGATCGACCCTTCCCGGATAACCCCCTACCTCCGGCAGTGCAAAGTGCTCAGCCCTGACGATGAGGAGCAGGTCCTCAACGACCCCAGCCTGGTCATGCGCAAACGGAAGGCAG GTGTTCTTCTGGACATTCTTCAGCGAACAGGACACAAGGGCTTTGAGGCCTTTATGGAGAGTCTTGAGCTTTATTATCCACAGCTGTATAAGAAAATAACTGGCAAGGAGCCCAGCAGGGTTTTCTCTATGATTATAG ACACCGCTGGGGAATCGGGCCTGAGCCAGGTGCTGATGAACGAGATCATGAAGCTGCAGAGCGCGGTGCAGGAGGAGCGGCGCAGGGCCCAGGAGCTCACGGTGTGGCTGCACAGCAAGGAGGACACCATCAGGGAGATGTGGGTGAGGGACAGCCTGCTCCGAAAGCACCAGGAACGAGCCCAGAGGAtgaaggaggagagggacagcctgagcagggagctgaagAAGTGCAAGGATGAGAACTACAACCTGGCCATGAGCTACGCCAAGCAGAGCGAGGAGAAGAGTGCGGCCCTCATGAAGAACAGGGACCTGATCCTAGAG ATTGACCACTTGAAGCACAGCCTCATGAAGGCTGAGGATGACTGCAAGCTGGAGAGAAAGCACACCATGAAGCTCAAACACGCCATAGAGCAGCGCCCCAGCCACGAGGTGGTGTGGGAGAtccagcaggagaaggagctgctCTTGGCCAAGAaccaggagctggagaacaCTCTCCAG CAGGTTGCTAGGGAACAGAATTTGGAGAAGAGCCTCTCCAAGGAGACTCTGGAGAGTGACTGCAGGCAGATACTGGAGGAACGGCGGGAGCTGGTGGGCACCATTTACAGCCTGCGCAAGGAGCTGCGCCGAGCCAGGGCACTCCAGGACAAA tatgcagaggaaaaagagatgcTCGAGCTGCAGTGCACATCCCTGAGGAAGGACTCCCAGATGTATAAGAAACGGATTGaagctgttctgcagcagaTGGAGGAAGTGGCTGCAGAAAGAGACCAG GCTCTCCTGACCCGGGAGCAGTTCCACATGCAGTACTCCAAGAACCTGGTGGAGAGGGACGCTCACCGCAAGCAGATCCGGGAGCTGGGGGAGAGATGTGACGagatgcagctgcagctcttccagAAGGAGAGCCAGCTCCTGGCCACTGAGGCCAAGCTGAAAAGGTTGCAACTGGAGCTGCCCACCCCG acCTCTGACCTGGATGATACCTCCTCCAGAGATTCCCAGGAA CTCACCCTTCACAGTCACCTGGATGAAGATGCACAGCCCACTAAAA AAGATTGCCCTGAAGGACCaaaccagcagctcagccctggagAAGACAATCTGCCCCCAAAGTCACTCAGT gaGTGTGGCTTGGCCAATGAGGAACTggcagaaaaggagaggaagaggatgaaggaCTGCTTTGAGCGCTACCGAAGGTCTGGGCTGCA aaaaagagcCATGAGGAGGGTGCCAAAGGACCGGCACCACGAGGCCGACTGGGAGAACACCACAGGCAGCGACAACACCGACACCGAGGGCTCCTGA
- the CARD9 gene encoding caspase recruitment domain-containing protein 9 isoform X4, with the protein MLEEDNDEICWNNLENFRVKLISVIDPSRITPYLRQCKVLSPDDEEQVLNDPSLVMRKRKAGVLLDILQRTGHKGFEAFMESLELYYPQLYKKITGKEPSRVFSMIIDTAGESGLSQVLMNEIMKLQSAVQEERRRAQELTVWLHSKEDTIREMWVRDSLLRKHQERAQRMKEERDSLSRELKKCKDENYNLAMSYAKQSEEKSAALMKNRDLILEIDHLKHSLMKAEDDCKLERKHTMKLKHAIEQRPSHEVVWEIQQEKELLLAKNQELENTLQVAREQNLEKSLSKETLESDCRQILEERRELVGTIYSLRKELRRARALQDKYAEEKEMLELQCTSLRKDSQMYKKRIEAVLQQMEEVAAERDQALLTREQFHMQYSKNLVERDAHRKQIRELGERCDEMQLQLFQKESQLLATEAKLKRLQLELPTPTSDLDDTSSRDSQELTLHSHLDEDAQPTKKDCPEGPNQQLSPGEDNLPPKSLSECGLANEELAEKERKRMKDCFERYRRKRAMRRVPKDRHHEADWENTTGSDNTDTEGS; encoded by the exons ATGTTGGAGGAAGATAACGATGAGATCTGCTGGAATAACCTGGAGAACTTCCGAGTGAAGCTGATCTCCGTGATCGACCCTTCCCGGATAACCCCCTACCTCCGGCAGTGCAAAGTGCTCAGCCCTGACGATGAGGAGCAGGTCCTCAACGACCCCAGCCTGGTCATGCGCAAACGGAAGGCAG GTGTTCTTCTGGACATTCTTCAGCGAACAGGACACAAGGGCTTTGAGGCCTTTATGGAGAGTCTTGAGCTTTATTATCCACAGCTGTATAAGAAAATAACTGGCAAGGAGCCCAGCAGGGTTTTCTCTATGATTATAG ACACCGCTGGGGAATCGGGCCTGAGCCAGGTGCTGATGAACGAGATCATGAAGCTGCAGAGCGCGGTGCAGGAGGAGCGGCGCAGGGCCCAGGAGCTCACGGTGTGGCTGCACAGCAAGGAGGACACCATCAGGGAGATGTGGGTGAGGGACAGCCTGCTCCGAAAGCACCAGGAACGAGCCCAGAGGAtgaaggaggagagggacagcctgagcagggagctgaagAAGTGCAAGGATGAGAACTACAACCTGGCCATGAGCTACGCCAAGCAGAGCGAGGAGAAGAGTGCGGCCCTCATGAAGAACAGGGACCTGATCCTAGAG ATTGACCACTTGAAGCACAGCCTCATGAAGGCTGAGGATGACTGCAAGCTGGAGAGAAAGCACACCATGAAGCTCAAACACGCCATAGAGCAGCGCCCCAGCCACGAGGTGGTGTGGGAGAtccagcaggagaaggagctgctCTTGGCCAAGAaccaggagctggagaacaCTCTCCAG GTTGCTAGGGAACAGAATTTGGAGAAGAGCCTCTCCAAGGAGACTCTGGAGAGTGACTGCAGGCAGATACTGGAGGAACGGCGGGAGCTGGTGGGCACCATTTACAGCCTGCGCAAGGAGCTGCGCCGAGCCAGGGCACTCCAGGACAAA tatgcagaggaaaaagagatgcTCGAGCTGCAGTGCACATCCCTGAGGAAGGACTCCCAGATGTATAAGAAACGGATTGaagctgttctgcagcagaTGGAGGAAGTGGCTGCAGAAAGAGACCAG GCTCTCCTGACCCGGGAGCAGTTCCACATGCAGTACTCCAAGAACCTGGTGGAGAGGGACGCTCACCGCAAGCAGATCCGGGAGCTGGGGGAGAGATGTGACGagatgcagctgcagctcttccagAAGGAGAGCCAGCTCCTGGCCACTGAGGCCAAGCTGAAAAGGTTGCAACTGGAGCTGCCCACCCCG acCTCTGACCTGGATGATACCTCCTCCAGAGATTCCCAGGAA CTCACCCTTCACAGTCACCTGGATGAAGATGCACAGCCCACTAAAA AAGATTGCCCTGAAGGACCaaaccagcagctcagccctggagAAGACAATCTGCCCCCAAAGTCACTCAGT gaGTGTGGCTTGGCCAATGAGGAACTggcagaaaaggagaggaagaggatgaaggaCTGCTTTGAGCGCTACCGAAG aaaaagagcCATGAGGAGGGTGCCAAAGGACCGGCACCACGAGGCCGACTGGGAGAACACCACAGGCAGCGACAACACCGACACCGAGGGCTCCTGA
- the CARD9 gene encoding caspase recruitment domain-containing protein 9 isoform X2 encodes MLEEDNDEICWNNLENFRVKLISVIDPSRITPYLRQCKVLSPDDEEQVLNDPSLVMRKRKAGVLLDILQRTGHKGFEAFMESLELYYPQLYKKITGKEPSRVFSMIIDTAGESGLSQVLMNEIMKLQSAVQEERRRAQELTVWLHSKEDTIREMWVRDSLLRKHQERAQRMKEERDSLSRELKKCKDENYNLAMSYAKQSEEKSAALMKNRDLILEIDHLKHSLMKAEDDCKLERKHTMKLKHAIEQRPSHEVVWEIQQEKELLLAKNQELENTLQVAREQNLEKSLSKETLESDCRQILEERRELVGTIYSLRKELRRARALQDKQYAEEKEMLELQCTSLRKDSQMYKKRIEAVLQQMEEVAAERDQALLTREQFHMQYSKNLVERDAHRKQIRELGERCDEMQLQLFQKESQLLATEAKLKRLQLELPTPTSDLDDTSSRDSQELTLHSHLDEDAQPTKKDCPEGPNQQLSPGEDNLPPKSLSECGLANEELAEKERKRMKDCFERYRRSGLQKRAMRRVPKDRHHEADWENTTGSDNTDTEGS; translated from the exons ATGTTGGAGGAAGATAACGATGAGATCTGCTGGAATAACCTGGAGAACTTCCGAGTGAAGCTGATCTCCGTGATCGACCCTTCCCGGATAACCCCCTACCTCCGGCAGTGCAAAGTGCTCAGCCCTGACGATGAGGAGCAGGTCCTCAACGACCCCAGCCTGGTCATGCGCAAACGGAAGGCAG GTGTTCTTCTGGACATTCTTCAGCGAACAGGACACAAGGGCTTTGAGGCCTTTATGGAGAGTCTTGAGCTTTATTATCCACAGCTGTATAAGAAAATAACTGGCAAGGAGCCCAGCAGGGTTTTCTCTATGATTATAG ACACCGCTGGGGAATCGGGCCTGAGCCAGGTGCTGATGAACGAGATCATGAAGCTGCAGAGCGCGGTGCAGGAGGAGCGGCGCAGGGCCCAGGAGCTCACGGTGTGGCTGCACAGCAAGGAGGACACCATCAGGGAGATGTGGGTGAGGGACAGCCTGCTCCGAAAGCACCAGGAACGAGCCCAGAGGAtgaaggaggagagggacagcctgagcagggagctgaagAAGTGCAAGGATGAGAACTACAACCTGGCCATGAGCTACGCCAAGCAGAGCGAGGAGAAGAGTGCGGCCCTCATGAAGAACAGGGACCTGATCCTAGAG ATTGACCACTTGAAGCACAGCCTCATGAAGGCTGAGGATGACTGCAAGCTGGAGAGAAAGCACACCATGAAGCTCAAACACGCCATAGAGCAGCGCCCCAGCCACGAGGTGGTGTGGGAGAtccagcaggagaaggagctgctCTTGGCCAAGAaccaggagctggagaacaCTCTCCAG GTTGCTAGGGAACAGAATTTGGAGAAGAGCCTCTCCAAGGAGACTCTGGAGAGTGACTGCAGGCAGATACTGGAGGAACGGCGGGAGCTGGTGGGCACCATTTACAGCCTGCGCAAGGAGCTGCGCCGAGCCAGGGCACTCCAGGACAAA CAGtatgcagaggaaaaagagatgcTCGAGCTGCAGTGCACATCCCTGAGGAAGGACTCCCAGATGTATAAGAAACGGATTGaagctgttctgcagcagaTGGAGGAAGTGGCTGCAGAAAGAGACCAG GCTCTCCTGACCCGGGAGCAGTTCCACATGCAGTACTCCAAGAACCTGGTGGAGAGGGACGCTCACCGCAAGCAGATCCGGGAGCTGGGGGAGAGATGTGACGagatgcagctgcagctcttccagAAGGAGAGCCAGCTCCTGGCCACTGAGGCCAAGCTGAAAAGGTTGCAACTGGAGCTGCCCACCCCG acCTCTGACCTGGATGATACCTCCTCCAGAGATTCCCAGGAA CTCACCCTTCACAGTCACCTGGATGAAGATGCACAGCCCACTAAAA AAGATTGCCCTGAAGGACCaaaccagcagctcagccctggagAAGACAATCTGCCCCCAAAGTCACTCAGT gaGTGTGGCTTGGCCAATGAGGAACTggcagaaaaggagaggaagaggatgaaggaCTGCTTTGAGCGCTACCGAAGGTCTGGGCTGCA aaaaagagcCATGAGGAGGGTGCCAAAGGACCGGCACCACGAGGCCGACTGGGAGAACACCACAGGCAGCGACAACACCGACACCGAGGGCTCCTGA
- the CARD9 gene encoding caspase recruitment domain-containing protein 9 isoform X3 produces the protein MLEEDNDEICWNNLENFRVKLISVIDPSRITPYLRQCKVLSPDDEEQVLNDPSLVMRKRKAGVLLDILQRTGHKGFEAFMESLELYYPQLYKKITGKEPSRVFSMIIDTAGESGLSQVLMNEIMKLQSAVQEERRRAQELTVWLHSKEDTIREMWVRDSLLRKHQERAQRMKEERDSLSRELKKCKDENYNLAMSYAKQSEEKSAALMKNRDLILEIDHLKHSLMKAEDDCKLERKHTMKLKHAIEQRPSHEVVWEIQQEKELLLAKNQELENTLQQVAREQNLEKSLSKETLESDCRQILEERRELVGTIYSLRKELRRARALQDKYAEEKEMLELQCTSLRKDSQMYKKRIEAVLQQMEEVAAERDQALLTREQFHMQYSKNLVERDAHRKQIRELGERCDEMQLQLFQKESQLLATEAKLKRLQLELPTPTSDLDDTSSRDSQELTLHSHLDEDAQPTKKDCPEGPNQQLSPGEDNLPPKSLSECGLANEELAEKERKRMKDCFERYRRKRAMRRVPKDRHHEADWENTTGSDNTDTEGS, from the exons ATGTTGGAGGAAGATAACGATGAGATCTGCTGGAATAACCTGGAGAACTTCCGAGTGAAGCTGATCTCCGTGATCGACCCTTCCCGGATAACCCCCTACCTCCGGCAGTGCAAAGTGCTCAGCCCTGACGATGAGGAGCAGGTCCTCAACGACCCCAGCCTGGTCATGCGCAAACGGAAGGCAG GTGTTCTTCTGGACATTCTTCAGCGAACAGGACACAAGGGCTTTGAGGCCTTTATGGAGAGTCTTGAGCTTTATTATCCACAGCTGTATAAGAAAATAACTGGCAAGGAGCCCAGCAGGGTTTTCTCTATGATTATAG ACACCGCTGGGGAATCGGGCCTGAGCCAGGTGCTGATGAACGAGATCATGAAGCTGCAGAGCGCGGTGCAGGAGGAGCGGCGCAGGGCCCAGGAGCTCACGGTGTGGCTGCACAGCAAGGAGGACACCATCAGGGAGATGTGGGTGAGGGACAGCCTGCTCCGAAAGCACCAGGAACGAGCCCAGAGGAtgaaggaggagagggacagcctgagcagggagctgaagAAGTGCAAGGATGAGAACTACAACCTGGCCATGAGCTACGCCAAGCAGAGCGAGGAGAAGAGTGCGGCCCTCATGAAGAACAGGGACCTGATCCTAGAG ATTGACCACTTGAAGCACAGCCTCATGAAGGCTGAGGATGACTGCAAGCTGGAGAGAAAGCACACCATGAAGCTCAAACACGCCATAGAGCAGCGCCCCAGCCACGAGGTGGTGTGGGAGAtccagcaggagaaggagctgctCTTGGCCAAGAaccaggagctggagaacaCTCTCCAG CAGGTTGCTAGGGAACAGAATTTGGAGAAGAGCCTCTCCAAGGAGACTCTGGAGAGTGACTGCAGGCAGATACTGGAGGAACGGCGGGAGCTGGTGGGCACCATTTACAGCCTGCGCAAGGAGCTGCGCCGAGCCAGGGCACTCCAGGACAAA tatgcagaggaaaaagagatgcTCGAGCTGCAGTGCACATCCCTGAGGAAGGACTCCCAGATGTATAAGAAACGGATTGaagctgttctgcagcagaTGGAGGAAGTGGCTGCAGAAAGAGACCAG GCTCTCCTGACCCGGGAGCAGTTCCACATGCAGTACTCCAAGAACCTGGTGGAGAGGGACGCTCACCGCAAGCAGATCCGGGAGCTGGGGGAGAGATGTGACGagatgcagctgcagctcttccagAAGGAGAGCCAGCTCCTGGCCACTGAGGCCAAGCTGAAAAGGTTGCAACTGGAGCTGCCCACCCCG acCTCTGACCTGGATGATACCTCCTCCAGAGATTCCCAGGAA CTCACCCTTCACAGTCACCTGGATGAAGATGCACAGCCCACTAAAA AAGATTGCCCTGAAGGACCaaaccagcagctcagccctggagAAGACAATCTGCCCCCAAAGTCACTCAGT gaGTGTGGCTTGGCCAATGAGGAACTggcagaaaaggagaggaagaggatgaaggaCTGCTTTGAGCGCTACCGAAG aaaaagagcCATGAGGAGGGTGCCAAAGGACCGGCACCACGAGGCCGACTGGGAGAACACCACAGGCAGCGACAACACCGACACCGAGGGCTCCTGA